One stretch of Armigeres subalbatus isolate Guangzhou_Male chromosome 2, GZ_Asu_2, whole genome shotgun sequence DNA includes these proteins:
- the LOC134215900 gene encoding uncharacterized protein LOC134215900 translates to MSYWRLTVGVLLVISAAARGNRILSVTKFQSETCTTDGIICITCKTVARCIELNNSWQPVPVEECDADAGYFCNVNEGGCSQRIGACNPAGQEGNFVCNTMGVFPDPFECEKYHFCYQNGQNLVSINMACENTAFSPTTGDCSLPLNDTTCTIPQWNCSQAGEMNAWPGNNNIYYLCMADNRNGIRVLYPELYRCSANRVFNGTRCVDRQTVPSQTYRCDSPGLYEDVTDCRYYYFCDANLVAQHIQCPSGSYFDTRTSSCVLGTC, encoded by the coding sequence GTGATATCTGCTGCTGCAAGAGGAAACCGTATTTTGTCGGTGACCAAGTTCCAGTCCGAAACATGCACGACTGACGGCATCATCTGTATAACATGTAAAACCGTGGCCCGATGCATAGAGTTGAACAACTCGTGGCAACCGGTTCCGGTAGAGGAATGTGACGCCGATGCCGGATATTTTTGCAACGTTAACGAGGGCGGCTGCTCTCAACGGATTGGGGCATGCAATCCGGCTGGCCAGGAAGGAAACTTCGTGTGTAATACCATGGGTGTATTCCCCGATCCGTTCGAATGTGAGAAATATCATTTTTGCTATCAGAATGGTCAGAACCTGGTGTCTATTAACATGGCATGCGAAAACACGGCCTTTTCCCCTACGACAGGAGACTGTTCGTTACCATTGAATGATACGACTTGCACAATTCCTCAATGGAATTGCTCCCAAGCAGGTGAGATGAACGCTTGGCCAGGaaataataacatttattatcTTTGTATGGCCGACAATAGGAACGGCATTCGTGTCCTATATCCCGAACTTTACCGGTGTAGCGCCAACCGAGTGTTCAATGGCACTCGCTGTGTAGATAGGCAAACAGTTCCATCACAAACGTATCGATGTGACTCCCCCGGTCTGTATGAAGATGTCACTGACTGCCGATATTATTATTTCTGCGATGCCAACCTGGTAGCACAACATATTCAGTGTCCGTCTGGGAGCTATTTCGATACACGGACATCTTCATGTGTATTGGGCACTTGCTGA